Proteins found in one Elgaria multicarinata webbii isolate HBS135686 ecotype San Diego chromosome 12, rElgMul1.1.pri, whole genome shotgun sequence genomic segment:
- the LOC134407643 gene encoding platelet endothelial aggregation receptor 1-like, which yields MCPAGHFCPLGSSSPIPCPSGTLLPQSGMSSHNACLPCPGGHFCQGEGLAIVSGMCHAGYYCDMLSSRPDQKLCPPGFYCPERTGSPFPCATGTINPHSGKWDATDCNLCPAGYFCSGLGKSVPDGTCSSGYYCPPGQASATPPSHRCPRGFYCLEGSVAPVACQKGTYQSEEGKESCDLCPAGFFCEQSNQSAAIQVPRQCPSGHFCPPGTPSSLEHPCPRGTYGPKAGAAEESDCEPCPAGMYCSSSGLSQPNGLCHQGYYCTRGAVNPTPIRHRLDSASFLLTGNDICPPGHYCPNGTGYPIPCPPGSFSTSLGLKTERQCQPCPAGLYCSQSGMSDLSQMMSCNEGYVCLEGNSAPCPSDGIHGY from the exons ATGTGTCCTGCAGGGCATTTCTGCCCCTTGGGTAGCAGCAGCCCAATACCATGCCCCAGTGGGACTCTTCTACCCCAGTCTGGGATGTCGTCCCACAATGCCTGCTTGCCTTGTCCTGGAGGACACTTCTGCCAAGGAGAAGGCTTGGCCATTGTTTCTG GGATGTGTCATGCCGGCTACTATTGCGATATGCTGTCCTCACGCCCTGACCAGAAGCTCTGCCCCCCAGGATTCTACTGTCCTGAAAGGACAGGATCCCCATTTCCATGTGCCACCGGGACCATCAATCCTCACAGTGGGAAATGGGATGCCACTGACTGCAACCTCTGTCCAGCTGGGTATTTCTGCAGCG GCCTTGGAAAGAGTGTCCCAGATGGAACATGTTCCTCCGGTTACTACTGCCCACCAGGGCAAGCCTCCGCCACACCTCCTTCTCACCGGTGCCCACGTGGGTTTTACTGCCTTGAGGGCTCTGTGGCTCCagtggcctgccaaaaaggaacCTACCAatcagaggaagggaaggaatcaTGTGATCTTTGTCCAGCTGGGTTCTTCTGCGAGCAGTCCAACCAAA GTGCTGCGATCCAGGTTCCCAGGCAATGCCCGTCTGGGCATTTTTGTCCTCCTGGTACTCCTTCCAGCTTAGAACACCCATGCCCTAGAGGTACATATGGACCCAAGGCTGGGGCTGCTGAAGAATCTGACTGTGAGCCCTGTCCAGCAG GGATGTATTGCTCATCTTCTGGACTGTCGCAACCAAACGGTCTTTGCCATCAAGGCTACTATTGCACCAGGGGAGCAGTCAACCCAACTCCGATTAGACACCGG TTGGAttctgctagcttcctgttgacTGGGAATGACATCTGTCCTCCTGGGCATTACTGCCCAAATGGGACCGGATATCCCATACCTTGCCCACCTGGCTCCTTCTCCACCTCTCTGGGCCTGAAGACAGAGAGACAGTGCCAGCCGTGCCCAGCAGGACTCTACTGCAGCCAATCAGGGATGTCTGATTTGTcccagatgatgtcatgtaatgaaGG GTATGTTTGCCTAGAGGGGAACTCCGCTCCCTGCCCCAGTGATGGGATTCATGGATAT